In Deltaproteobacteria bacterium, a genomic segment contains:
- a CDS encoding amidase, with product MTATHELAYASIAEVSAKVERKEVSPVELTELMLSRIAQLDPQLHSYYTVFTDEVRAAARQAEAEVQRGQYRGPLHGIPIGIKDIYESGRTTCGSKPLDDYIATNDCTTVAKLKEAGALILGKTATYEFAYGFPTTKSYFGPTRNPWNLGRDAGGSSSGTAASTAAGLAYAGMGSCTGGSIRWPAQACGIVGLKATYGRVSRAGVYPLSWSLDHTGPLARTVTDAALVLQACAGYDAKDPASANVPVPNFSEKLGRDIKGLRIGLLRSIYEDNCDPKLLGPYNEAVKQFATLGAEVVDVPTITLDQLQAIEWPGLFAECATIHLDNIRNRGNDYNPHAKLFAAYGLLVSGAHYLMVQRARAQVRDDLLQALSTKVDVLMLPTAGFQINPIADDSPGLSIVSASFSVYTPIFNFTGFPAIQVPCGFDSDGLPVGFQIAGKPFDEATICQVAYAYERSTSWHKQHPNL from the coding sequence ATGACGGCTACTCACGAGTTAGCCTATGCGTCGATTGCTGAAGTCAGTGCGAAGGTGGAGCGAAAAGAGGTGTCACCTGTCGAGCTGACCGAGTTGATGCTCTCTCGTATCGCACAACTCGATCCTCAACTCCATTCGTATTACACGGTTTTCACCGATGAAGTCCGTGCCGCAGCACGTCAGGCGGAAGCTGAGGTTCAGCGTGGACAATATCGCGGTCCACTGCATGGTATTCCTATCGGCATCAAGGATATCTACGAGAGTGGACGGACGACCTGTGGTTCAAAACCTCTTGATGATTACATTGCGACCAATGACTGTACGACCGTAGCGAAGCTCAAGGAGGCGGGTGCACTGATCCTTGGTAAGACCGCGACGTATGAGTTTGCCTATGGTTTTCCAACGACAAAGTCCTATTTCGGTCCGACACGAAATCCATGGAACTTGGGGCGAGACGCTGGTGGTTCAAGTAGTGGAACAGCTGCCTCAACAGCTGCTGGGTTAGCCTATGCAGGTATGGGCTCGTGTACCGGTGGTTCTATTCGTTGGCCAGCTCAAGCGTGTGGGATCGTCGGCCTGAAAGCAACCTATGGTCGTGTGAGTCGTGCGGGCGTGTACCCGTTGTCCTGGAGTTTAGATCATACGGGACCACTCGCACGTACGGTGACGGATGCGGCATTAGTGCTACAAGCGTGTGCAGGCTATGACGCCAAAGACCCAGCCTCAGCTAATGTGCCAGTGCCAAATTTCTCCGAGAAGCTGGGGCGTGATATTAAGGGACTACGAATCGGTCTGTTACGGTCAATCTATGAGGACAACTGTGATCCGAAACTGCTTGGACCGTACAACGAAGCTGTCAAGCAGTTCGCTACCCTAGGGGCCGAGGTCGTTGACGTACCAACGATTACGTTAGACCAATTGCAGGCAATCGAATGGCCGGGGTTGTTTGCTGAATGTGCAACGATTCATCTCGATAACATACGCAATCGCGGGAACGACTATAACCCACACGCGAAGTTGTTTGCCGCCTACGGATTGCTGGTCAGTGGGGCTCACTATCTGATGGTGCAACGCGCTCGCGCTCAGGTTCGAGATGACCTCTTGCAAGCGCTCTCAACCAAGGTGGATGTGTTGATGTTGCCGACTGCCGGCTTTCAAATTAACCCTATTGCAGATGACTCGCCAGGGTTGAGTATCGTTTCTGCGAGTTTTTCGGTCTATACCCCGATTTTCAATTTCACCGGATTTCCAGCAATCCAAGTGCCCTGCGGCTTCGATAGTGACGGGTTACCGGTTGGTTTTCAAATTGCTGGCAAACCCTTTGATGAAGCGACGATTTGCCAAGTGGCGTATGCCTATGAGCGGTCAACCTCGTGGCATAAACAGCATCCTAACCTGTAG
- a CDS encoding thiamine pyrophosphate-binding protein, whose product MTEFIRRPARSLLTEEVSPSEAIVRVLEQAGIDMVFGMPGGNTGILYNALYDHKSSIRAVLVREESRAGVMAEVYGRLTGKPGVTIAQAAFMVHVSMAAIEAHLSSSPMLILTDLSDHSPYSLHGPYQSGVGEYGSWDAKQTFSGFTKQVLVATSGTHAVQCTQMGIKHALTGERGPVAVLFHSQALRGRIGPTSRPPLYTMEPFLPGPPPAADLSAVETAVQLLIQAERPVIIAGNGVRIGNAYDGLVTVADTLAAPVATTAGGKGTFAETHALALGTCGNFGTALANAVVGEADVVLVVGSKLAPTDTAFETTKLLDPKRQTIIQIEIEPKNASWTYPVEIPLIGDAKVVLAQLTEALRSAGSVSAAKKETARAYLQSARAQHGFFNAAEFVSNAAPILPQRVIRDLHKTVANDAIITCDAGENRIFMTHYYQTKGPGTFLQPAGVGGMGYAIPSALAAKLIYPRRQVVAVSGDGGFAIGMNGLMTAKEENIPIVSVVFNNGALGWVKHGQGDRNIACDFADFDHAEIARAIGCNGIRVEHPSQLEPALKAALASEQPTVVDVKTSLSETFAKVTSPLVGER is encoded by the coding sequence ATGACGGAGTTCATCCGGCGGCCCGCACGTTCACTACTCACTGAAGAGGTCTCTCCTAGTGAAGCCATCGTCCGCGTTCTCGAACAAGCTGGAATCGACATGGTCTTTGGTATGCCTGGTGGGAATACCGGTATCCTATACAACGCATTGTATGATCACAAAAGCAGCATTCGTGCCGTCCTCGTGCGCGAGGAATCTCGTGCTGGGGTCATGGCTGAGGTTTATGGCCGACTCACGGGAAAACCAGGAGTGACGATTGCGCAAGCTGCGTTTATGGTACATGTCAGCATGGCGGCAATTGAGGCGCACCTCTCGAGTTCACCCATGTTGATTCTGACTGACTTGAGTGATCACTCGCCGTATTCGCTACATGGACCATATCAATCCGGAGTCGGAGAGTATGGCTCGTGGGATGCGAAACAGACGTTCTCTGGATTTACTAAGCAAGTGCTGGTGGCGACGAGTGGCACACACGCTGTGCAGTGCACACAGATGGGGATTAAGCATGCGCTGACAGGTGAGCGTGGACCCGTCGCGGTGCTATTTCATAGTCAGGCGTTACGTGGACGCATCGGACCAACTTCGCGCCCACCTCTGTACACGATGGAGCCGTTTCTTCCTGGTCCACCACCAGCAGCTGATCTCTCAGCCGTCGAAACAGCAGTACAGCTCCTCATACAGGCCGAACGGCCTGTGATCATCGCGGGGAACGGCGTACGCATTGGTAATGCGTACGATGGGCTCGTTACCGTTGCGGACACGCTGGCCGCGCCGGTTGCTACGACTGCCGGTGGAAAAGGAACATTTGCTGAAACGCATGCGTTAGCCCTTGGAACCTGTGGCAATTTCGGTACCGCATTAGCAAACGCGGTGGTTGGGGAAGCGGATGTGGTGTTGGTCGTTGGGTCGAAGCTTGCACCAACCGACACCGCATTCGAGACGACAAAATTACTTGATCCTAAACGTCAAACGATTATCCAAATCGAAATTGAACCCAAGAATGCTTCCTGGACCTACCCGGTAGAAATTCCACTGATCGGCGACGCCAAAGTGGTCTTAGCGCAGTTGACTGAGGCGCTACGATCCGCCGGTAGCGTGTCAGCAGCGAAGAAAGAAACGGCACGTGCTTATCTGCAAAGCGCACGCGCTCAACATGGGTTCTTCAATGCGGCAGAGTTTGTCTCGAACGCCGCGCCTATTCTGCCCCAGCGTGTCATTCGGGATTTGCACAAGACTGTTGCGAACGATGCGATTATTACCTGTGACGCAGGCGAGAACCGCATCTTTATGACGCACTATTACCAGACGAAAGGTCCAGGAACGTTTCTGCAACCGGCGGGTGTGGGTGGTATGGGCTACGCTATTCCTTCAGCGCTGGCGGCGAAACTGATCTATCCACGACGACAGGTCGTGGCGGTTTCTGGTGATGGTGGTTTTGCTATCGGGATGAATGGGCTGATGACCGCCAAAGAAGAGAACATTCCGATTGTGTCGGTCGTTTTCAACAACGGGGCGCTGGGGTGGGTCAAACATGGCCAGGGTGACCGCAATATCGCCTGTGACTTTGCCGATTTCGATCATGCTGAGATTGCGCGAGCGATCGGCTGTAACGGTATTCGTGTCGAACATCCGAGCCAGCTTGAGCCTGCCTTGAAAGCGGCACTCGCTAGTGAACAACCTACTGTCGTTGATGTGAAAACCTCACTCAGTGAGACATTTGCAAAAGTGACCTCACCTCTCGTCGGAGAACGATGA
- a CDS encoding superoxide dismutase translates to MTNVPYVARKFALSGLIGISDQTLDIHFKLYEGYVAQTNHLTTKLNELLQSGPIDQDKMAMYSELTRRLGFEYNGMVLHEYYFDNLTKQKSSDPNPNAAFVKAAQASHGSYDAWKADFVTIGKMRGVGWAICYQNPATGRLSNHWITLHEEGNVAGLTPLLVMDVWEHAFLLDYKPAERPKYIDAFMANVDWQRVESRLKK, encoded by the coding sequence ATGACGAATGTGCCGTATGTGGCGAGGAAGTTTGCGTTAAGTGGATTAATAGGAATCTCCGATCAGACTCTTGATATTCACTTCAAGTTATATGAGGGGTATGTTGCACAGACGAATCATCTGACGACAAAGCTGAATGAGCTTCTGCAAAGTGGTCCTATTGATCAAGACAAGATGGCGATGTATTCCGAGCTCACTCGTCGTCTCGGGTTCGAGTATAACGGCATGGTTCTCCATGAATACTATTTTGATAACCTGACGAAGCAGAAATCTTCCGACCCCAATCCCAATGCCGCGTTCGTAAAAGCTGCGCAAGCGAGTCATGGGAGTTATGATGCGTGGAAAGCCGATTTTGTAACGATCGGGAAAATGCGTGGTGTGGGATGGGCAATCTGTTATCAAAATCCTGCAACGGGCCGCCTCTCCAATCACTGGATCACGTTACATGAGGAGGGGAATGTCGCAGGGTTGACACCACTCCTCGTCATGGATGTGTGGGAACATGCTTTTTTGCTTGACTACAAGCCGGCTGAACGGCCGAAATATATCGATGCTTTCATGGCAAACGTAGACTGGCAGAGGGTAGAATCCCGGCTCAAGAAATAA
- a CDS encoding nuclear transport factor 2 family protein gives MSSADIERRLQALEDIEAIKKLKIRYCHCADTQDYVTFPTLFTEDAVWDGKPFGYAEGPKAIEEFLRKAQSSALPFALHYVMNASVEVTGSTAVGTWYLLEPCTMTMNDGRQSQAVWGTATYENHFRKEHGEWKFTRVHLKPVFWTPFDQGWVKKRFVQE, from the coding sequence ATGAGTAGCGCTGACATCGAACGTCGACTGCAAGCGTTGGAGGACATCGAGGCAATCAAAAAACTCAAGATCCGCTATTGTCACTGTGCAGATACTCAGGACTATGTGACGTTTCCCACTCTTTTTACCGAAGATGCCGTCTGGGACGGTAAACCCTTTGGTTACGCTGAAGGGCCAAAAGCGATTGAAGAATTTCTTCGCAAGGCACAGTCTTCTGCCTTGCCTTTTGCGCTCCATTACGTCATGAATGCCTCAGTTGAAGTAACTGGCTCTACCGCGGTGGGAACGTGGTATTTGTTGGAACCTTGCACCATGACCATGAATGATGGTCGCCAGTCCCAGGCTGTGTGGGGAACGGCGACGTATGAGAACCATTTCAGAAAAGAACATGGTGAGTGGAAGTTCACGAGAGTACACCTGAAGCCGGTGTTTTGGACCCCATTTGATCAGGGCTGGGTCAAGAAACGTTTTGTGCAAGAATAG
- a CDS encoding Dyp-type peroxidase: MPTPQPAIFATMGQHQWYVHLSRESGANLTTIKSVLTNLRKVCKDQGINLVLGFGPTLLKDLTKDIPNDFQPFETIKSIDGSGREAKGTQEELLIWMNSPRKDQVWKAQWDARQGLGGHMKVARETMTFIYGNSLDMTGFIDGTGNPTPDREREVAVVANGQPGAGGSFILAQRWIHDLASWEKLPLQDQEGVFGRTKADSTRLDKQPAHSHLSHVELRQGTTADAAKPKRDEIARRSTPYAFHDGTVGLYFMAFCRAQAPFRERLRAMYGADGGVKDKLVDFSNPASGSFYFAPAVEILDSSLA; the protein is encoded by the coding sequence ATGCCGACACCACAACCGGCAATTTTCGCTACAATGGGACAACACCAATGGTATGTCCATCTGAGCCGCGAGTCTGGAGCAAATCTGACGACGATAAAATCCGTGCTCACTAACCTGCGAAAGGTCTGCAAGGATCAAGGAATCAATCTCGTTCTCGGTTTTGGTCCAACCCTCTTGAAGGACCTCACCAAAGACATACCTAACGACTTTCAACCCTTTGAGACGATCAAGTCGATTGACGGCAGTGGCCGTGAAGCAAAAGGGACACAAGAAGAACTCCTCATCTGGATGAATAGCCCGCGGAAGGATCAGGTGTGGAAAGCTCAGTGGGATGCTCGTCAAGGGTTGGGCGGCCATATGAAAGTTGCACGCGAAACGATGACGTTCATTTACGGCAACTCGCTCGACATGACCGGCTTCATCGATGGCACCGGCAACCCGACCCCAGATCGTGAACGTGAAGTTGCGGTTGTTGCCAACGGTCAACCAGGAGCAGGTGGAAGTTTTATCCTTGCTCAGCGTTGGATTCACGACTTAGCATCGTGGGAAAAGCTACCGCTACAGGACCAGGAAGGCGTCTTCGGTCGCACGAAAGCCGACTCGACACGTCTCGACAAGCAACCAGCCCATTCGCATTTGTCTCATGTCGAGCTACGTCAAGGGACAACCGCAGATGCGGCAAAGCCAAAACGGGACGAGATCGCTCGCCGTTCAACACCGTATGCCTTTCACGATGGTACGGTCGGCTTATATTTCATGGCCTTCTGCCGAGCACAGGCTCCCTTCCGCGAACGCTTACGAGCAATGTATGGAGCTGATGGTGGAGTCAAAGACAAACTTGTCGACTTCAGCAATCCAGCGTCAGGCTCTTTCTACTTTGCCCCAGCAGTAGAAATCCTCGATAGTTCCCTTGCGTAA
- a CDS encoding DUF2314 domain-containing protein: MWSVFVTAFEQRRPDQTFAVKAPFTDGNETEYMWLLVKEIGDETVIGSLDNDPVYLRNVGAGDTLTITIDQVNDWLYTDGDEMVGGFTTEALTKGLAA, from the coding sequence ATGTGGTCTGTTTTTGTCACCGCGTTCGAACAACGCCGCCCAGATCAAACTTTTGCCGTCAAAGCGCCATTCACAGATGGGAACGAAACCGAATACATGTGGTTACTCGTCAAAGAAATTGGCGACGAAACCGTGATCGGAAGCTTAGACAATGATCCCGTCTACTTGCGCAATGTTGGCGCAGGCGACACCCTTACCATTACAATCGATCAGGTAAACGACTGGCTCTACACGGATGGCGACGAAATGGTGGGAGGCTTCACAACTGAAGCCTTGACGAAAGGCTTAGCTGCATAA
- a CDS encoding VOC family protein, whose product MKRRFAKWRMPMSGQPRGINSILTCSAGREEDKTMLGAFAHVGITVSDMERAVRFYRDTLGLQVVGDVTFDGEEADTLTQEQGTQLRAVYLRSTEEPKGAPIELLHFLSPVAEGRPYPGIKNPGITEVAFWVKDIEKTYADLTAQGVKFYSRPQLFELDGYKVKAVYFRDPDGTTLELLQRVKGAA is encoded by the coding sequence ATGAAGCGACGATTTGCCAAGTGGCGTATGCCTATGAGCGGTCAACCTCGTGGCATAAACAGCATCCTAACCTGTAGTGCAGGAAGAGAGGAGGACAAGACAATGCTCGGAGCCTTTGCTCATGTTGGCATTACTGTCAGTGATATGGAACGAGCGGTGCGTTTCTATCGTGATACCCTGGGGCTTCAAGTGGTTGGCGATGTCACTTTTGATGGAGAAGAGGCAGACACGTTGACGCAAGAGCAGGGGACGCAGCTACGGGCCGTCTACCTACGAAGTACTGAAGAACCGAAAGGGGCGCCGATTGAGTTGTTGCATTTTCTCTCGCCAGTGGCCGAGGGGAGACCATACCCTGGGATTAAAAATCCAGGCATTACGGAAGTTGCTTTTTGGGTGAAAGACATCGAAAAGACATACGCTGACCTCACTGCGCAAGGGGTGAAGTTCTACTCGCGTCCGCAGCTATTTGAGCTGGATGGCTATAAGGTCAAAGCGGTCTATTTTCGTGACCCTGACGGGACGACGTTAGAACTGCTGCAGCGGGTGAAGGGGGCGGCCTGA